GATTTAAACAGAAAATCATATCTTTGCAGTATAATTTTCTAAGTGATAAAATAAATTGGCAATTGGGCGTAAAGTGGGGCTTTACGCTTTTTTTTTGTAGACTTTGAGAACTCTGGGTTCCGCAGCATAGTTGTCTATCAACACGCGTTTGAATTTTCTACTGAAAAAACTCCCACTATATCAATTTGACACTCCCTGCAGTAATTTATAACAGACACCAGTTGCAAGTAATTAGCGCTTTTTATCTACCAGGTGTTGATCCATCCTCTTTGAGTATTCGGACGAGGTTTCTACTCTGTTTTCGGTTAGCCATTCAAAAAACAAATCCTTTCGAAATAGGACATGATTATCCCTTTTAAAAAATGGGATCTCCTTCTTTGACGTCTTTGAGTAAATAGTAGCTACAGAATATCCTGATATCTTTGCGGCCAGCTTTGTTCCAAATACTTCAGGGATTTCTTGTTTAGGAATCTCTTTCTTGGCGGGGTTACTCATCAGCCGCTTAAACTGGCCAACAGTCAAAAATGACAATGGGGTGTCATCGGTAATTCTTACATTTTCGTTATCCATAATCAATTTGTTTTGTTTTGAATTCGGGACCAAAACTATCGTCATCAAAACAAATAAAAAATGGGGATCCCTATTGTTATCCCCATGTTACACCCCATTTTTAAAGCGCCTAAATTCTGAGCATATTTTTCTCATTGATCCTACTAGGGTCTTTTAAACATTTAAAAATCTCCTTAGTAACTATATTCTCCCCTTTCAATGTAAAAGTGTTTTTAATAAACTCATAAGTTTCTTCATGAAAACCAGTATCAATATCCCTATCACGCCTTAATTGAACGAAAATGCCGGCCAACTTTGCTTGGACACCACTAAAGTCAATTTTACAATTTATTGGATCACCGTTAACAAAATTCGCAAATTCATTTCTGGGCGTGAAGTATTCACCAAAACGGGATATTACGTCCTCCCTTATTTCTTCATTAAACACAGGCCTGATTGAATTTTTCGCTACTTTACCATTGTCTTTTGAAGCTTCATTTTCATCTTCCTTACTACAAACCACGCCTTCCACTTCATCGGTAATCCTACTTGCTGTTTCCAGATACAAAGAGCTATATAAATCCCTCTCTTCTTTCAGCTTATCATCATATTCCTTTATTGTCGGATAGATATTCACAAACTCCAGCATCAAATCATTTGGAATAAAATGCTCATCGCTATTGCCATTCCAGATGCTCGTCATCCAAGCATCTGCTTTTTTGCATAGCTCGAAATACTTTTTATCATCAATCTCTTTATTAATACAATCATAGACCATGTGAAAGCTCTTTGAATAATCCCTCTCATTATCAAATGAAGTGACAATCTGATAAGTCAATTCATTTGTACTTGGAATCCATCCTAATCTAGCTTTAACAAAATCACCCTTGTTAGACTGTATCTTTTGATCTAGACCATTCTTAATTCTATTGAATTGATTATAGAGAAACCAAAATTCTCCAAACTCAATAGATATTTGATCCAATTGAATATTAATAACCTCATCAATAAACTTACTCCAACGGTTAGTTATTCCACTCGAATCGATAAAACAATCGTACCCACCCACTTCTTCTATTTCTGCATTACTAACTTCGACCGCTTTGAGTCCTTCAATGTGTTTCTGAAAAATTGACTCTATAGTCAGGAAAAAGTAGAATTTAAAGCCTGCTTCTATGTCTTCCATGTATCTAACGTTCACAATAATTCATTTGCTTTAGCAATCTCATCTTTCTGAAATGAATCCAGATAAACCTTAGTTGTAGCCAGATCCTTATGTCCTAATGCTTCAGAAATGACGTCCTCCGGGACACCACTGTTTTTCAATCTCATAGCATAGCTATGCCGGCTCATGTATGAGGAGAGCCTTATTCCTTCAAAATTCAATTCCTCACCCAATGTCTTCAAGTGTTTGTTATATCTACGGTACCGCCCCCGAATGTGATCATAAAGCTTCTCACCTTCGTATCCTGCAATCGACACACAGGGTGTCAGGTAATTCTCAACAAGCTGAGTATTGTTCTTAAACCAGTCAAGGAGCTGCTGAATATTGTCTGAAATCTTGATTCGGATGATCTTGGAATCTTTTCCCTCAGTTTTTTGCCGCCTGTACGCAATGTAATGGCCACCTTCGAAAACAAGGATATTATCAGTTGTCAATGCTGCAACATCAGCAAAACTCATTCCCTGGCAATAATAAGAGAACAGGAATAAATTTCGGACCCATCGCAGCGTATGACTTTTCAATTCAGCTGTTTTAAGTTTTTCTAAGTAGTCATTTGGAAGGTAACGCTTCTCAGATTCTTGCTCTAAGGCTGAAATACTATAACCTGTCTTTCCAAAAGGATAACTCACAGATGATGCTTCCCCCTCCTTTATAGCCTTGTTGAGCAATGCTCTGAAAGTCTTAATGTAATATTTGATTGTAGCGTTAGTGAGCCCCCGTTCCACTCTTAAAAATTCATCAAATTTGTTGATGTATTTTAGATCAATATCATTGAACGATAATCGACTGAATTTAGAATCGAAAAGCTTCAGTATGCCAAGTGTGTTCTCGTAAGCTTTCTTGTTCCCAATCTTCCCGGAACGGTCCAACTTATCAATGTAATCCTGGAAATAACCTTCAACACCAGTGTGTTTAGACTTATTCAAGAAGCGCTGTTCGAATTGATTCAAGGTCCAGTCAATTCGATTCTCTTCAAACTCTTCCAGGATCTTATCAGACCGCTTCTTCACTTCGGCAAGCCACTTATTGTTTTGTTCGCGATCTGGATGCAGGTTCTTCTTCCTGGAGTCGACAATATAAAGTTGAAAATCACTATTCCATTGCTCAGGAAGAGCCGAAATTCCCAAAAACATGATCTTGCGTTTTCCTTGTTTACGAATCACAAGACCGATTGGCGAAGAGCCATCTTTCAGCTTGCTTTTCTCCCCACCAATCAATTTTATGGAATAGCTTTTTTTCATTTGAATTTTGTCATATCTTAATCCCTGCCGCCAATTTTAAGCAATCCTGCCGCTTTTCAGGACATTTTTACGCCTGCCGTTTTCCTGCCGTTTTTATTAAAAAAGCATATAAAAAAGCATTTATTTCGGGATATACAGAGAAATCCAAATATAAACAAAATTAAGAGATTACAGACAGATACAAATGAAAAGAACACACCTGGGGGGCGAGGGGTCGCAAGTTCAAATCTTGTCACCCTGACAGATCTGGAAAGCCTGAAACGTCAATAAAAATAAGCGTTTCAGGCTTTTTTTATGCCTATCTCCTTCTATAAAACAAGGACTCCTTTTTGATAGGAATGAATCAATGAAATGCCTATCATTAGGGTTTAATTCACCAACATGAAAGGAAGAGATACGATAATTTGGGTAGGATTGGTGTCCTTTTGGTTATTCTTTATTCTTGAAATTACACTCGATATTTGGTTCGGTTCAAAATTTCCGGGTTACGACTGGAAATCAGAATCGATGTCGTACCTCGGGCAAAGCGGAAGCCCGATTCAGCATTGGGTATCTTTGTGGGGCATATTCGTCTCCGTGCTGATTTCACTATTCGTCATCGCTTTTTACCGGGTATACCCTTCAAACACGTGGTTAAAACTAGCCGCTTTTTCGTTGTTGCTTTACGGATTCGGAGAAGGAATCGGTTCGGGTTTGTTCCCCATTAATCCTCCTGATACCTCCATTACCGTGGATGGAAGATGGCATAACATTTTTAGCGGAATCGGAGACACGGGAATGGTTCTTCTCCCCTTTTGGCTGATGCTGATGTTTCCGCGGAAGGAAAATCGAAAATTACATGCTTACCTGTGGACGGTTGTCGGAATCGGCCTGGTGATGACATCCTTCTTTTTAGTTGCCAAATACTATCAACCCGACAATTTTATTCTGCATGATAAAGGAGTATGGCAACGGATTTACACCTTGAACTACTACGTGATGCTGCTTGTGATGAGCTTCAAAATGCTTCGTGACAAAAAACTATAAAAAAGGGGAAACAAGATGTACTCATTCCCCCTTTACCGATATCCGGAAAATACTAATCAATCATTTTATTTCTGCCACCAGGCTTTGTAGGTAGTTGTCTCCTTTCCACCCATTTTCTGCACTTCGTCGTTATAATTGGTGGTATTAATGGTGCTTTCAGTGGTCGGATACAGAAAGCGCGTGGCAATATTTCCACCGTTCATGTTGGCATTGCCGCCGGTCTGCAAAGCCGGATAACCGGTGCGCTGATATTCAATCCATCCTTCGAAGCCATTGTTGATATTGGCCAACCATTTCTGGGTAATGATTTGCTTCATGGAAGCATCGCTGGTAGAGCTGTCGAACTTCACCCCGTCGTGCATCAGGTAGTTGGAAGCAGCGGTCGCATCCAGACCTATTTCCGCGTAAGCGCCCATCACACCTTTGTTGTAAAAGGTAGCAGCGTTGCCCGGGATATAGCCTTTCAGGGCTGCTTCGGCCAGGATGAACTCCTGTTCCGCATACGTCATGACCCGAGCTTCGGTGAGGTAGCCGTTGGAACCGCTTTTAAAGCTGCCATTGAAGTTGGAAGCCGCAGCAGCTTGCGTGCTGGTCGCATCGACGACAATGGGCATTCCTCCGTAGTTGTCGAAACTGAATGTCCCGGTAGAAGATGCATTCGCGGTTACCGCAAAATAGTCGCTCACCCGCGCCGTGTCACCGGTTGCTTTAAACGTATCGTAGAGAAGACTATTCATATACTTCACGTTGAAATCTCCCGAGCGCTCGGTCAGACTGACAAAATTGTAAGGAATGGACGTCGGCAGTTCGAGTGCCGCACTCTGCGTCGCATCATCCATCAGCATGCCGTCGTTAACGATGGCTGTCATCTCTGCAGATACATCTTTTTGAGAAGAAATCCGCAACAGGTAACGCAACCTGAGGGCATTGATGAACTTCCGCCAGGAGGCCACATTGGAATTAAACAGCAAATCACCACTAACATTGCCGTTCGCGTTTGACTTCAGCAAATCGTCTGCTTTCTTCAGGCTGGGAAGAATTCCTTCATCCGGATCAGTATAAACCTTTTCCTGTGAATCGTATTTCGGCGTATAAGTTCCGGAAGCTCCCTGAAGAGCATCTGAAAAAGGAATATCGCCCCACAGCTCTGTCAGCTGAGCAAAAGCGTATGAGCGCAAGGTCAGCGCTACAGCCTGCAACATCGGGTTACTCTGTGTTTTCCCCAGGTCGTACAACGTGTTGGCGTCGCGGGCTGCTTCATACATGGCCGTCCAGTACGGCTCGTTGGTGACCGGCGAATAACGTGTTCCCTGGTTGTAGTATGACTGACTGAAGGTCATATACTGGCTATAACCGTTGCCCAGCGTCCATGCCATGCTGGAGTTATGGTAAGATTCCGAAACAATGGTATTGGACAACATGGTCGTGGCATCCGGTTTTTCCAGGCTGTTGGGATTGATATTTGCGTCAGTCAGTTCTTTGGAACAGGAACTGAAAAGCAAACTGGCTATGATGGGAACGATAAGAACAAATCTATTCTTTTTCATTTTCTTCGTATTAATCGGTTACATTAGAATTTAAGACCCAGTGAGAATCCAAGACTTTTCGTCGACGGAATACTCAGGAACTCTGTTCCGGGCAGAATTTGCTGACCGCGCAGGGCAAGCGTTTCCGGATCGACATCCTTATTCTGGGTGAATTCCAAAACATTTCTGGCTACAAACGAGAGGTTCAGATTGGAAGCCGCAGTAGACTTCGTGTGGAAGATATTTCTAAAAGTGTAGCCCAAACGGAATTGCCTCAACTTGAGGAAAGAAGCGTTGTACATGAAGGCTTCGTTGTTGGTAGCGTTATAATACGCGTTGTAATAGGTCGCTGCATCCACTTTCACTGTATTCGGAACATAGTTGCCGTTGCCGTCATCCATCACTCCTTTTCCGACAATTCCGGTTTCGCGGCCCGGCAAGGTTTCAACCGACATACCACCAGCCATGACACCCAATTCGGTATACGAATAGAATTTGCCGCCCTGATGCCAGTCCCACAGGAAGTTCAGGTTGAAGTTTTTCCAGGAGAGGTCATTCGACCAGGTGAGAACAAAATCGGGATTATAGTTACCCAACAACGTGTTTTGACTTGTAGTGAACTGAGGCACGCCGTTTTTGTACACGATGTTCCCTTTATCGTCCCTGACAAATGAATTTCCGTACATGTTACCCAACCGCTCTCCTACTTTGGCAATGTATTGAATGGCGCGATAGTAGCGGTCGTACTGCGTTACCTGGGCATAGGTATAACTGGTGATTCCGCCCGGCAATGCTGTTACTTTGGCCACGTTGTGACTGAAGTTGAACGTCATGTCCCAGTTCAACTTGTCAACGGTATTGGAACGGAACGGAGAAGCTGTTAATACCAGCTCGATTCCCTTGTTATTGATGGAAGCTCCATTGACGTAAGCATTGGAGTAACCCGATGAAACCGGTACCGGAAGTTTCACCACTTCGTTTTTGGTATCCGAGTTATAAACAGCAGCGTCAATTCCGATGCGGTTATTCAGGAACTTCATATCCAAACCAAATTCCGTCGTTGTGGTAGACGAAGGTTTCAGGTTCGCGTTAGCCAGCACACTGTTACCGGTCGTCAACGGATAATTGTTAAACGGAGTCTGCGTGACGTACGTATTGTTGATGGAATACGGATCGGCATCCCGTCCAACCTTGGCAGCAGAAGCCCTGACTTTCAGCAACGAAATGGCTTTCGGCATTTGCACCATGCTGGAGATGACCGCGCTCAACGAAGCCGAAGGATAGAAATAGGAATTGTTTCCTTTGGGCAGCGTGCTGGAGTGGTCATTACGAGCAGTCACATTCAAAAAGAGCTGTCCTTTGTAGTCGAAATCGCCTATCGCATACATACTGTAGATGAGCTTTTTCGATTTTTCCAGAAGCGTAGGCAACTGGTTCCTGGCATTCGAGAAGTTGTAAA
This Prolixibacter sp. NT017 DNA region includes the following protein-coding sequences:
- a CDS encoding site-specific integrase, producing MKKSYSIKLIGGEKSKLKDGSSPIGLVIRKQGKRKIMFLGISALPEQWNSDFQLYIVDSRKKNLHPDREQNNKWLAEVKKRSDKILEEFEENRIDWTLNQFEQRFLNKSKHTGVEGYFQDYIDKLDRSGKIGNKKAYENTLGILKLFDSKFSRLSFNDIDLKYINKFDEFLRVERGLTNATIKYYIKTFRALLNKAIKEGEASSVSYPFGKTGYSISALEQESEKRYLPNDYLEKLKTAELKSHTLRWVRNLFLFSYYCQGMSFADVAALTTDNILVFEGGHYIAYRRQKTEGKDSKIIRIKISDNIQQLLDWFKNNTQLVENYLTPCVSIAGYEGEKLYDHIRGRYRRYNKHLKTLGEELNFEGIRLSSYMSRHSYAMRLKNSGVPEDVISEALGHKDLATTKVYLDSFQKDEIAKANELL
- a CDS encoding helix-turn-helix domain-containing protein; translation: MDNENVRITDDTPLSFLTVGQFKRLMSNPAKKEIPKQEIPEVFGTKLAAKISGYSVATIYSKTSKKEIPFFKRDNHVLFRKDLFFEWLTENRVETSSEYSKRMDQHLVDKKR
- a CDS encoding DUF998 domain-containing protein; its protein translation is MKGRDTIIWVGLVSFWLFFILEITLDIWFGSKFPGYDWKSESMSYLGQSGSPIQHWVSLWGIFVSVLISLFVIAFYRVYPSNTWLKLAAFSLLLYGFGEGIGSGLFPINPPDTSITVDGRWHNIFSGIGDTGMVLLPFWLMLMFPRKENRKLHAYLWTVVGIGLVMTSFFLVAKYYQPDNFILHDKGVWQRIYTLNYYVMLLVMSFKMLRDKKL
- a CDS encoding SusD/RagB family nutrient-binding outer membrane lipoprotein, translated to MKKNRFVLIVPIIASLLFSSCSKELTDANINPNSLEKPDATTMLSNTIVSESYHNSSMAWTLGNGYSQYMTFSQSYYNQGTRYSPVTNEPYWTAMYEAARDANTLYDLGKTQSNPMLQAVALTLRSYAFAQLTELWGDIPFSDALQGASGTYTPKYDSQEKVYTDPDEGILPSLKKADDLLKSNANGNVSGDLLFNSNVASWRKFINALRLRYLLRISSQKDVSAEMTAIVNDGMLMDDATQSAALELPTSIPYNFVSLTERSGDFNVKYMNSLLYDTFKATGDTARVSDYFAVTANASSTGTFSFDNYGGMPIVVDATSTQAAAASNFNGSFKSGSNGYLTEARVMTYAEQEFILAEAALKGYIPGNAATFYNKGVMGAYAEIGLDATAASNYLMHDGVKFDSSTSDASMKQIITQKWLANINNGFEGWIEYQRTGYPALQTGGNANMNGGNIATRFLYPTTESTINTTNYNDEVQKMGGKETTTYKAWWQK